The Actinopolymorpha sp. NPDC004070 region CCGTCGTACTCGCGTGCACGGCGGTCTTCGTCATGTTCATGACCAGTTGTGGCGGCCCGTCCCAGGAGTCGACATCGTCCACAACCGGGAACAACCCGGGCGGGCGTCCCGGCGCGGTCGACCCCGGCCTCGGTGCCGGAGGCGGCGACGCGTGGAAGAAGAACACCGGCACCCGCGTGCGGGTCAACCAGGTCGGGTACTTCCCCGCCGGACCCAAGGGCGCCACGGTGGTCACCCGGTCCAACGAGCCGCTGCCGTGGCAGTTGCGCGACTCCAGCGGGCGAGTGGTGACCACTGGCCGGTCGACCCCGCGGGGGACCGACCAGGCGTCGGGACAGAACGTCCAGACCGTCGACTTCACCCGCTACGACCGGCCCGGCAGGGGCTACACGCTCCGGATGGACGGCCAGACGAGTCTGCCGTTCGACATCGGTGCGCAGAACTACGCGAAGCTGCGCACCAGCGCCCTGCGCTTCTTCTACTACCAGCGCAGCGGCACCCCGATCCTCGCCTCCCTGGTCGGTAAGAAGTACGCCCGGCCGGCCGGCCACGTCGGCGTGGGCGCCAACGGCAACGACGCCGACGTGCCCTGTCAACCCGGGGTTTGCAACTACCGCCAGGACGTGCGCGGCGGGTGGTACGACGCCGCCGACCACGGCAAGTACGTCGTCAACGGCGGGTTGGCGGTGTCGCAGCTGTTCGGCACCTGGGAGCGCGCGAAGCACTCCCGCAACGGCAACCCCAAGGCGCTCGGCGACGGCACGCTGAGCATCCCCGAAAACCACAACGGCGTGCCGGACGTCCTGGACGAGGCACGGTGGGAGATGGAGTTCCTGCTGCGCATGCAGGTTCCGGCCGGGCGCCCGCTGGCGGGAATGGCGTTCCACAAGATGCACGACAAGGCGTGGACCGGTCTGCCGATGGCACCACAGGACGACCCGCAGCCACGTGAGCTCCACCGGCCCTCGACCGCGGCGACGCTGAACCTCGCCGCCGCCGGCGCCCAGTGCGCCCGGGTCTTCGCGCCGTACGACAAGGCGTTCGCCAACCGCTGCCTGGACGCTGCGAAGACCGCGTGGGCGGCGGCGAAGCGGCACCCCAAGCTGTACGCGCCGGACAGCGACAGCACCGGCGGCGGCGCCTACGGGGACACCAACGTGACCGACGAGTTCTACTGGGCGGCGACCGAACTCGCCCTCACCACCGGCGAGCGTCCCTACCTCGCCGCGTTGCGGGCCTCGCCGTTGCACAGGGCACAGGTGTTCACTCCGGTGGGCTTCGGCTGGCAGTCGGTGGGTCCGGTCGCCCGGCTCGACCTCGCGACGGTGCCGGGGAAGGTCCCGGCCGCAGAACGCCGGGCCGCCCAGGCGTCGGTGATCCGCGCCGCGAACAGCTACCTCGCCACGCAACGCGGCCAGGCGTACGGGCTTCCGCTGCCCGGTGGACCGGAGTACTACGCCTGGGGTTCGAACTCCAACGTGCTCAACATCCTTGCGGTCCTGTCCACGGCGTACGACCTCACTGGTAAGGCCTCCTACCGCACGGGTGCGCTGCAGGGGATGGACTACATCCTCGGACGCAACGCGCTGAACCAGTCCTACGTCACCGGCTACGGCAAGAAGGTCTCCCACAACCTGCACAGCCGCAGCTTCGCGCACGAGCTGGACAAGAAGCTGCCGCCACCGCCGCCCGGCTTCCTGGCCGGCGGGGCGAACGCCGCCCTGCAGGACCCGGTGGCGCAGGAGCGGCTGGCGGGCTGCAAACCGCAACTGTGCTACGTCGACGACATCCAGTCCTTCGCCACCAACGAGTACGCCGTCAACTGGAACTCCGCACTGGTGTGGATGACGTCGTTCGTGGCTGACCAGGGCGCCGGCGCGGGGCGGCCCCGGGTCTGACGGATCCAGCCGAGCAGCGGCCCGGCACGCGCCCCGGGCCGGCACCAATGGTGGGTGCCGGCCCGGGGCGCGCTACGTCGGCTCGCCGCCAGGGCTCAGGGCAGAGCCCTCAGTCCAGCGCGATGTAGAGCCGGTTGCCGGTCGGTGCGTAACCGACCCGCTCGTACACCCTCCAGGACTCGTCACCGGACGCCTCGAGCCAGGCGCCGGTGGCGCCTGCCTCGAACACCCGCCGGGTGACCAGCGCGGTGAGCGCGCCGGCGATGCCCCGTCGCCGGTACGGTTTGGCGACCGCGATGCCGGTCACCTCCGACAGGCCGACGGCCGGTGCACCGGCCAGGGCGCCTCCGACGTAGGTGCCGTCGAGGTCCCGGGCGTACACCAGCACACCACCGTCGCGCTGGGCGCGGTGGATGCGGGCCACGTCGTCGGGGCCTGCCACCCGGTCGGATCCGAACGCCGCGTTCTGCGCGGTGAGGACGCCGGCGCGTTCCTCGTCGGTGGTGGGCTCCCCGAACTCCACCCCGGCCGGATCGGCCGGGACCCGCAGGGTGCCGGGTGAGCAGGTGAGGTACTCGTTGCGGGCCTCCACTGCGAACCCGGCGTCGAGCAGGTGACGCTCGAGGTCGGGTGCGCAACTGGTGACGTACTCCAACCGGGGCACGCGTTCGATGCTCCGGAAGGCGGCCACGAGTCCGGCCACGTCGGCTGGTGTGACGGCGCCGAGCCGCGGTGTGGCGTAGTTGACGAATCGGCTGTCGGTGGTGGGATCCCAGCCGATGACGAACGGGCCGGCGTCGAGCGTCGCCGGACGCCGGGACAGGTTGTGAACGACAGAACTCTGGACGATGGTGTCCATGATCAGGTATGACCTCGGGTCGACTGGGACGCGTCGGGACCGCGCCCTGAGACGGTTGCGGGCAGCACAAGACCGCGTGAGGCCGCACGAAGCGTACGCCGCAACCTCAGGCCCAACAGGCCTGCGGATGGGAGTACGGGCGGCCGCGGCGGGTCGCCGAGATCACAGGCATCGTCCAAGGTCGCGAGAAGTCGAGGAACTGTCCGCGTCGAACGCGAACCGGCGCAAGCGTGCCACCACGACCGTCGACGGTCAACAGGTTTGCGGGTCGGCCAGGCAAGGCGGGCAGGCAGGCCAGGCAGGCCAGGAACGCGGGTGTCAACGCCGACGTGAGCGCTGCCTCGACCTGGGCGGCTCCTTGTCCTCGTCCTCGGCCTCCTCCTTGTCCTCGTCGTCCTCCTCGTCCTCTTCCTCGTCCCGGTCTTCCTCGTCGCGGTCCTCGTCCTCGTCGTCCTCCTCGTCCTCGTCCTCGAAGTCGTCCTCGTCCTCGTCGAGGTCGCGGTCTTCCTCGTCCCGGTCCTCGTCGCGGTCCTCGTCCTCGTCACGGTCCCGGTCGCGTTCTTCCTCCTCCTCGCGCATCACCTCGTCGTGGTCGCGGACGAGTTCGCCGTCGCGGATCTCACCGCGCCAGCCCTCCTCCTCCGGGTCGGCCTCCACCGTTATGTAGTGACGGAACAGCTTGAAGTCCAGGCGTGCGCGGCGCCCCTGCGCCCGCCACAGGTTGGCGGTCTTCTCGAAGAAGCCGTGCGGGTGGTACTCGAGGAGCAGCAGCACCTGGGTGAGGTTGTCCGCCAGTTCGTGGAAGCTGACCGCGCCGTTCACCACGGTCTGTCCCTCCGACCGCCACACGATCCGGTCGTCGGGGATCTGATCCCTGGTCGTCGCGTTCCAGCTTCGGTTGGACCAGGCGATCTTCGCCTTCCAGAAACTCTTCGTCTCGTCCTCCTTGTCGAAGTCCGCGCTCTGCACTCCCTTTGACCACTTGGGAAAGTCCTGGAACTGCGTCCAGTGGTTGTACGCCATCCGCACCGGCACCGGGACGTAGAGGTCCTCCACGATGTTCATGTACTTTCCGCCGGAGGAGGGCTTGCCCTTCCCGCGGCCGAAGATGCCCTTCACCTTCTCCTTCAGCCCCTGCGCACCGGCCTTCGCCGCCGCCTTGCCTGGTGAGGATCCGCTGAGTGTCTCCTTCACCACTCGCCCGACCATGTCGCCTCCGTCGTCGTCTCCGTCGGCGATCCCGGTGAGGTTCTTCGTAACGTCACCCACCTTGTCACCGAGATTTCCCAGCACCCGTTCGGCTTTCGCCGCCGCGAACGCCTGCGCGGCCTCCAAGAGGCGTTGCGTCGCGGGGTTGCGCCCGGCGGCCTTGCGGATACCGCCGCCGATCTCGGAGAGGCTCACCTTGTCCGGGCGCGCTCGCCCGAAGCCTGCCTGGCTCATCTGCTTCCCCCTCTCGACGTGGCGCGACCGCCGGCCCGCTTACCTGCGGCGCGTTCACCCTTGTCGCCGCCTCGGCTGCCGCTTCGCTCGGGACGGTCGCCACCGCCGCGGCTCCCGCCGGGCCGGCGTCCTTCACCTGTACGCCTTTCACCCGTACGCCTTTCACCCGTACGTCCTTCGCCCGTACGTCCCCTGCTCGTACCCTTCTCACCGCCACGCCCACTCGCGGGGCGCTCCTTCCGTTCACCGCGGCGCGGCCGAGCCCGCTCCTCCTCCGGCTCCTCCTGGTCCTCCGGCTCCTCGTTCTCCTCGGACTCGGCGCGGTCCTCGTCCTCGTCCTGGCGCCCTCGGCCCTTCCCGTCACCGGACGGCTTGCCGCTCAGGCCCGCTGTGCGCTCCACGAGGGAGTCGGCCAGCCGGTCCAGCGGCCTGCTGAGGCTGGCCATCGCGGCGGCCCGGCCGGTCGACGCCAGTTCACCGGTCACCTCGTCCCGGATCCGGCCGAACTGCGGTGACTCCGAGAGCCGTTCGAAGGCCTCCTGGCCGAGTGAGCGCAGGTCGAGCCGCTTGCCGATCAGGGCCGAGCCCAGCAGCAGGGCGAACCGGGCCTTCTTGCGCCGGCCGAGCACGTAGCCCCCGACCACGGCCAGGGCTATCTTCGTCGAGTTGTTCATCTCCCCCTCCTCGTGATGCGGGCCCACCTCCTGGTCGGCCGGGCGCCTTATCCGGTGGCGCGTCGCTGTGCCTCCTCCAGCCGGTCGAGGATCTCGTCCTCGGCGGCGTCGAACTCCTCCTCGCTGAGCTCACCGGCGTCGTACGCGTCGGCGAGATCGGCCAGCTCACCGCGGATGCGGGCCACGTCGTAGTACTCCTTCTCGCCCAGGTCGCGGACCTGCTCGGCGATCCATCCCACGCCGCGCACCGGTGCCAGCGGCAACGTGAACAGCCCGGTTACCAGACCCATGAGTGCCTACGCCTCCCTTCCCCGCGTCGGCTCGGTCGTGAGGTCCGGTGTGGTGACGAAGCTGTACGGCGGAAGTGGTCCGGAGCGCTGCAGCCGGATCGCCGGACCCCAGGCGGCGTCGAGGTGGTCGGCGGTCTCGGCGAACTCCTCCGCACGGTCGTCGTCCACGAGAAAGCTCTCGTTGACCGCCGCGCCGCGAACCCTGGAACCGGCCAGGTGGTCGACGGCAAGCGGGCCGAGGGCGGCGAGGAGCAGCTCCTCGAGGGCGCGTTCCCGGTCCTCGATCGCGGCGGCGACCGCCTCGCCGAGTTGGATCTGTTCGTCCACGCTGGTGGCGTGCGCCCGCAGCCGCCGCACCGTCGGATCCTCCTCGGCGACGGTCCGGATCAGCTCGTCCTCGTCGCAGAACACCTTGACGTTGATCTCCGCCCGGCGGGTGAGGTTGTCGAGGGTGGCGAGGTGCGCGCCGTCCTCGGAGGCGAGTTCGTCGCGCAGGCTGTCCTCGTCGGTGGCGACCACCCCGAACCGCATCGGCAGCACGGTTCCCTGACGGCCGAGGTGGTCGAGGACCGTCTGGTGGGCCTGCACGTCCCTGCGTTTGGCGCGCAGTCCGGGAGGGGCGTCACTGACCACGGCGACGACCCGGCCGGCCTGAAGTCTCCGCAGCGTCGCGGGCGGGTCACCCACGCCGCCGAGCCCGGTCAGGTCGCAGGGGTGGTCGCCGGCCAGGATGCCGTACACGTAGACCGCCGACGCGGGCTGCTCGGCCTGCCCGCTCTCCTGGGCCCGCCCGCTGTGCTCGGCCTGCCCGCTCTGCTCCGGCCGCCTCGCCTCTTCCGGCTGCCTCGTCTGCCCTGCTCGCGCTGCCATGGTGCCCCCTTGCTCACTCCGAACGCAACCGCGAACGTGCCTGCCGGGCACGGCTGCTGGTGACGCGTTCCTTCTGCTTCCCGCCTCGTTCTTCCTTGTCCTCTTCGTCTTCCTCGTCGTCGCCACCGCGGTGGAACACCTCGCCGACGCTCTCGGCGGCTCCACCCAGTGCGCCCTTCACCTTGCGGCCGGCGCCCTTCTCCTCCATGTCGCCGATGAACTCCGGCAGGGTGCGGGACTTGCCTGTCTGGGTGAGATCGACCCGGTTGACGGCCTCGGCGAACCGCAGATAGGTGTCGACGCTGGCGATGACGATCCGGATGTCGATGGTGAGCAGTTCGATGCCCACCAGCGAGACCCTGATGTAGGCGTCGATCACCAGGCCCTTGTCCAGAATGAGTTCGAGGACGTCGTACAGACTGCTGGAGCTTCCCCGCTGCGCGAGGTTGCTGCCCGAGCCCTGCCAGGGGCTGACTGTCATCGTTGCCATCTTCCTTCTGTGACGGGGTTTCGGTGGTCGGGGAACAGATCCGACCGGGCCGGGAACGGTGACAGGTCCGGCTTGTGCCGTCGCCTGCCGGCGACGAACTCGGTGAGCTCGCCGACCTGGCGTTCCAGCGCCATCAGAGACCGGCCGAGGCGCTCCACCTGCGTCGAGGTCAGTTCTCCGGCATCCATCCGCCGCAGCGCCTGACGTTCGAGCAGTTGGCGTACGAGGTCGACCACGAAGACCACCAGCCCGGCGACACCCGCCTCGCGGTCTCCTTCTTCGGTACTCGTGTCCGCGCCGGGCAGGTCCGCGGCCGTTCGGACGGCGGGCGGCCCGGGCGGGGTGGCCGCGCTCGGTCGAGACACTTGGCCGGTGTGCGGTTGATCGGTGTGCGGTTGTTCGGTGTGCGGCTGTTCGGTGTGCGGTCGCCGGGGCTTGGGCGGCTGGGTGTGCGTTTGTTCCGCGCGCGGTGCGGCTACCGCCTTCGGCGGACTCGCCTCGGTGGGCACCTCCGCCGGGTTCTGGCGTTCGCCGGCGTGTTCGGCGGCGCGTTCGAGCGTGTGCACCGAGGCCAGCAGCAGATGTAGATCGAGCCGCACGAGATCCACGTCGGCCAGCGTGATCAGCACGCTGCCGTCGACACAGGCCCCCGAGTCCAGCAACCGGTCCAGCACGTCGACCAGCGAGCCGTCGTCGAGAGCCAGCCGGCGTTCGCCGCCGCTCATCGCGAAGCTCCCGTCGTCGAGGGGGAGGACGTACGCGGCCGGCTCGTGCCGGCGGGCATCCGGACGAAGTGGTACGGCGGCCACGGGCCGGAAACCTCCACCCGCAGGCCGTCGGCGGCGTACTGCCGGGCCACGTCCCCCAGCGCGGTGTCGAACTCCTCCTGCCTGGAGTGGGAGATGAGGTAGACGCCGTCGAACGCGAGGTCGGTGTGGGCGGCGGTGGAGTGTCCAGCGGGGTGCCCTACCCGCGCCGAGGCTCGGACGACCACGTCGCGGACGTAGCCGGCCAGCGCGTCCTCCAGCGCGGCGGCGACGGAGCCGCGGAGCCGGCCGGCCGCCTCCCGGGCCGCGGCTGCCTCCCGGCGCCGCACCATCCAGGTGGTCCCGGTTGCCGGCTCGTCCAGGTAGGCGGGCACCTGGTCGGTGCGGTCGTCGGGGGGCTCGACGTAGGCCTTCACACCCCACTCGCTCGCCCCGTCGAGCCGGTCGAGCTCGGCCGCCAGCCGGTCGGCGTCTGTCAACGCGATCTTGCGGGCATCGTCCCGGCTGGGGTAGAGGGCGCCGAACCGGAACGGCAGCACGGTCCCGCTCCGCGCCAGTTCCTCCACCACCCGCTCGTGGGCGTTTACCGCCGCTCGCAGCCAGCCGTGGGCGCTCAGGTCGGGGTCCTGGTCGCTGGTCCGGAACCCGGCGAGGGGAACCTCCGACGCCGCGACCGCCAGGTGACCGGCGTCGAGGAGTTCGACCGGGGCTCCTTCCACCCCTGCGGGGAGTTCGGCCGGCGCGGGCAGGGAGCGGTCCGCGGTGTGGTCGCCCCTGCGCAGGATCGCGTACACGTACCACGCCGTCTCGTTGGGCGCCTGGTCCTTGCCGGGGGGCTCCCCGGGTGGAAGGCCTTCGGCGGCCGGCCGGCCCTCGACAGAAACACGGTCCTCGAGAGGCGTCCGGTCCTCGGGAGGAGCACGGTCGCCGGCAGGCGACTGAAGTTCGGTGGCGGCCGCGCGGGCACAAGGCGCCTGGCCGGGTTCGAGCCCGGCCGGGGACGCCGGGGGTGGGAACGATTCCACACCGAGCACCGAACGCACCGCCTGGCGGTAACGCTCGACGAGTTGGTCGACAAGTTCGTCGCGCACCAGGGCGCGGGCACGCTCGGACGCCTCGTCGAGCAGCGTGGCCACCTCGTCCGGGGTCGGCCGGCCGCTGAGCAGGCTCCGCGTGGCGTTCATCGGCGGGTACCGCTCTCGGAGGTGGATCCGACGGCGCGTTCGTGCTCGCGGTCACCGGCGGGCGCCTCGACGGCCCGCATCCGGTCCTCCATCTGCTCGATGCGTTCACGGAGGTCGCGGTTCTCCTGCTCCAGGCGGGAGTTGCCGGTCAGGAACGGGTCGGAGGACCACCAGTCGATTCCCATGTCGCGCGCGGTGTCGACCGAGGCGATGAGCAGGCGCACCTTCAGGGTGAGGAGCTCGATGTCGAGAATGTTCACCTGAATGTCGCCGGCGATCACCACGCCCTTGTCCAGAACGCGTTCGAGAATGTCGGCCAGAGAATC contains the following coding sequences:
- a CDS encoding glycoside hydrolase family 9 protein, with protein sequence MFMTSCGGPSQESTSSTTGNNPGGRPGAVDPGLGAGGGDAWKKNTGTRVRVNQVGYFPAGPKGATVVTRSNEPLPWQLRDSSGRVVTTGRSTPRGTDQASGQNVQTVDFTRYDRPGRGYTLRMDGQTSLPFDIGAQNYAKLRTSALRFFYYQRSGTPILASLVGKKYARPAGHVGVGANGNDADVPCQPGVCNYRQDVRGGWYDAADHGKYVVNGGLAVSQLFGTWERAKHSRNGNPKALGDGTLSIPENHNGVPDVLDEARWEMEFLLRMQVPAGRPLAGMAFHKMHDKAWTGLPMAPQDDPQPRELHRPSTAATLNLAAAGAQCARVFAPYDKAFANRCLDAAKTAWAAAKRHPKLYAPDSDSTGGGAYGDTNVTDEFYWAATELALTTGERPYLAALRASPLHRAQVFTPVGFGWQSVGPVARLDLATVPGKVPAAERRAAQASVIRAANSYLATQRGQAYGLPLPGGPEYYAWGSNSNVLNILAVLSTAYDLTGKASYRTGALQGMDYILGRNALNQSYVTGYGKKVSHNLHSRSFAHELDKKLPPPPPGFLAGGANAALQDPVAQERLAGCKPQLCYVDDIQSFATNEYAVNWNSALVWMTSFVADQGAGAGRPRV
- a CDS encoding GNAT family N-acetyltransferase, with translation MDTIVQSSVVHNLSRRPATLDAGPFVIGWDPTTDSRFVNYATPRLGAVTPADVAGLVAAFRSIERVPRLEYVTSCAPDLERHLLDAGFAVEARNEYLTCSPGTLRVPADPAGVEFGEPTTDEERAGVLTAQNAAFGSDRVAGPDDVARIHRAQRDGGVLVYARDLDGTYVGGALAGAPAVGLSEVTGIAVAKPYRRRGIAGALTALVTRRVFEAGATGAWLEASGDESWRVYERVGYAPTGNRLYIALD
- a CDS encoding SRPBCC family protein, with the translated sequence MSQAGFGRARPDKVSLSEIGGGIRKAAGRNPATQRLLEAAQAFAAAKAERVLGNLGDKVGDVTKNLTGIADGDDDGGDMVGRVVKETLSGSSPGKAAAKAGAQGLKEKVKGIFGRGKGKPSSGGKYMNIVEDLYVPVPVRMAYNHWTQFQDFPKWSKGVQSADFDKEDETKSFWKAKIAWSNRSWNATTRDQIPDDRIVWRSEGQTVVNGAVSFHELADNLTQVLLLLEYHPHGFFEKTANLWRAQGRRARLDFKLFRHYITVEADPEEEGWRGEIRDGELVRDHDEVMREEEEERDRDRDEDEDRDEDRDEEDRDLDEDEDDFEDEDEEDDEDEDRDEEDRDEEEDEEDDEDKEEAEDEDKEPPRSRQRSRRR
- a CDS encoding gas vesicle protein GvpG, which produces MGLVTGLFTLPLAPVRGVGWIAEQVRDLGEKEYYDVARIRGELADLADAYDAGELSEEEFDAAEDEILDRLEEAQRRATG
- a CDS encoding GvpL/GvpF family gas vesicle protein; this encodes MAARAGQTRQPEEARRPEQSGQAEHSGRAQESGQAEQPASAVYVYGILAGDHPCDLTGLGGVGDPPATLRRLQAGRVVAVVSDAPPGLRAKRRDVQAHQTVLDHLGRQGTVLPMRFGVVATDEDSLRDELASEDGAHLATLDNLTRRAEINVKVFCDEDELIRTVAEEDPTVRRLRAHATSVDEQIQLGEAVAAAIEDRERALEELLLAALGPLAVDHLAGSRVRGAAVNESFLVDDDRAEEFAETADHLDAAWGPAIRLQRSGPLPPYSFVTTPDLTTEPTRGREA
- the gvpJ gene encoding gas vesicle protein GvpJ encodes the protein MTVSPWQGSGSNLAQRGSSSSLYDVLELILDKGLVIDAYIRVSLVGIELLTIDIRIVIASVDTYLRFAEAVNRVDLTQTGKSRTLPEFIGDMEEKGAGRKVKGALGGAAESVGEVFHRGGDDEEDEEDKEERGGKQKERVTSSRARQARSRLRSE
- the gvpJ gene encoding gas vesicle protein GvpJ, whose protein sequence is MSGGERRLALDDGSLVDVLDRLLDSGACVDGSVLITLADVDLVRLDLHLLLASVHTLERAAEHAGERQNPAEVPTEASPPKAVAAPRAEQTHTQPPKPRRPHTEQPHTEQPHTDQPHTGQVSRPSAATPPGPPAVRTAADLPGADTSTEEGDREAGVAGLVVFVVDLVRQLLERQALRRMDAGELTSTQVERLGRSLMALERQVGELTEFVAGRRRHKPDLSPFPARSDLFPDHRNPVTEGRWQR
- a CDS encoding GvpL/GvpF family gas vesicle protein; its protein translation is MNATRSLLSGRPTPDEVATLLDEASERARALVRDELVDQLVERYRQAVRSVLGVESFPPPASPAGLEPGQAPCARAAATELQSPAGDRAPPEDRTPLEDRVSVEGRPAAEGLPPGEPPGKDQAPNETAWYVYAILRRGDHTADRSLPAPAELPAGVEGAPVELLDAGHLAVAASEVPLAGFRTSDQDPDLSAHGWLRAAVNAHERVVEELARSGTVLPFRFGALYPSRDDARKIALTDADRLAAELDRLDGASEWGVKAYVEPPDDRTDQVPAYLDEPATGTTWMVRRREAAAAREAAGRLRGSVAAALEDALAGYVRDVVVRASARVGHPAGHSTAAHTDLAFDGVYLISHSRQEEFDTALGDVARQYAADGLRVEVSGPWPPYHFVRMPAGTSRPRTSSPSTTGASR
- a CDS encoding gas vesicle protein, whose product is MTARPQNSQRSQYPQYRTAGPTPVSRSGDSLADILERVLDKGVVIAGDIQVNILDIELLTLKVRLLIASVDTARDMGIDWWSSDPFLTGNSRLEQENRDLRERIEQMEDRMRAVEAPAGDREHERAVGSTSESGTRR